In one window of Microbacterium sp. PM5 DNA:
- a CDS encoding VOC family protein, whose amino-acid sequence MTDLPHAFDISPVPAPGPDAVAPPLFRGIYGMPMFVTIPTADLAASIDFWTRGLGFFELFGIPRQMTHLRRWAFQDVLLVAGTPADTAPAASVRFACVLDQIDPIAEALRALGVDAHPRDTMWNTRDIEVITPENTRVIFTAGKVFDPDSVEGRTLRAVGIGTDDNESHV is encoded by the coding sequence ATGACCGACCTTCCCCACGCTTTCGACATCAGCCCCGTCCCTGCCCCGGGACCCGACGCCGTCGCCCCGCCCCTGTTCCGCGGCATCTACGGCATGCCCATGTTCGTGACGATTCCGACGGCCGATCTCGCGGCATCCATCGACTTCTGGACCCGCGGCCTCGGCTTCTTCGAGCTGTTCGGCATTCCGAGGCAGATGACGCACCTGCGCCGGTGGGCGTTCCAGGACGTGCTCCTCGTCGCGGGCACACCGGCCGACACCGCCCCGGCCGCGAGCGTGAGATTCGCCTGCGTGCTCGACCAGATCGATCCGATCGCCGAGGCCCTCCGCGCCCTCGGCGTCGACGCCCACCCGCGCGACACGATGTGGAACACCCGCGACATCGAGGTCATCACCCCCGAGAACACCCGCGTGATCTTCACGGCGGGCAAGGTGTTCGACCCCGACAGCGTCGAGGGCCGCACCCTCCGCGCGGTCGGCATCGGCACCGACGACAATGAGTCCCATGTCTGA
- a CDS encoding DsbA family oxidoreductase codes for MIMSSKETNAAAPIVIEVWADLSCPWCYVGKHRLQRAIDSRADADRFQVKLRSFELNPNAPHTPETIESAFIRSHGGNANVVLQAERQIQALSQREGLPFSLDRLNANTFDFHRVVHYAEEAGKGLEFFSRVQDRFFAGEINPFDAEVLAQVAAEVGLSADRVRTVLTSDEYADAVRADTHEGQALGIQGVPFTVFDRRFAASGAQSVEAYGQVLDNLVTDATDGVA; via the coding sequence ATGATCATGTCGTCCAAGGAGACCAATGCGGCGGCCCCGATCGTCATCGAGGTGTGGGCGGATCTCAGCTGCCCGTGGTGCTACGTCGGTAAGCATCGACTGCAGCGAGCCATTGATTCCCGCGCGGATGCCGATCGGTTCCAGGTGAAGCTGCGCTCGTTCGAGCTCAACCCGAACGCGCCGCACACACCGGAGACCATCGAGAGCGCCTTCATCCGCTCGCACGGCGGCAACGCGAACGTCGTCCTTCAAGCCGAGCGTCAGATTCAGGCGCTCTCGCAGCGCGAGGGTCTGCCCTTCTCGCTCGACCGGCTCAACGCCAACACCTTCGACTTCCATCGCGTCGTGCACTACGCCGAGGAGGCGGGCAAGGGCCTCGAGTTCTTCTCCCGAGTGCAAGACCGATTCTTCGCCGGAGAGATCAACCCCTTCGATGCCGAGGTGCTCGCACAGGTCGCCGCAGAGGTGGGGCTGTCGGCAGACCGCGTTCGCACGGTGCTGACCAGCGACGAATACGCCGATGCCGTGCGCGCCGACACCCATGAAGGTCAAGCACTCGGCATCCAAGGCGTGCCCTTCACCGTCTTCGACCGCCGCTTCGCCGCGTCGGGCGCCCAGTCCGTCGAGGCATACGGGCAGGTGCTCGACAACCTCGTGACAGACGCCACGGACGGTGTGGCATGA
- a CDS encoding helix-turn-helix domain-containing protein gives MASARTISGPCRAWPAESDFIREVLDRIGDKWTVLVVSTLGGGPLRYSDLQASIPGISQRMLTVTLKALERDGLLTRTAYPEVPPRVEYELTDLGRSLLDAVMALAGWAAAHHETVAANRRDHEVTGVGRVGAHAILASVGQ, from the coding sequence ATGGCGTCAGCGAGGACGATCAGCGGTCCGTGCCGGGCATGGCCGGCCGAGAGCGACTTCATCCGCGAGGTGCTCGACCGCATCGGCGACAAGTGGACAGTGCTGGTGGTGAGCACACTCGGCGGCGGACCATTGCGCTATTCGGATCTGCAGGCGAGCATTCCGGGCATCTCGCAGCGGATGCTGACCGTCACACTCAAGGCCCTTGAGCGTGACGGCTTGCTCACCCGCACGGCCTACCCCGAGGTGCCGCCGCGGGTGGAGTACGAGCTGACAGATCTGGGGCGGTCGCTGCTGGACGCCGTCATGGCGCTGGCCGGCTGGGCGGCCGCCCACCACGAGACCGTGGCGGCGAACCGCCGCGATCACGAGGTCACGGGTGTCGGCCGCGTTGGGGCGCATGCCATTCTCGCTTCCGTCGGCCAATAG
- a CDS encoding DoxX family protein encodes MTRRAKKPAATVPWIVMVPFAVSGVIHLVRPGVFTPIIPRALRRWDRPLVVVSGIAELACAVGLVVPSTRAAAGRASAVVLAGVWPANMQMSIDLGRRAARRRSPKAWAAFAVSLVRLPLQVTLIRRALRASR; translated from the coding sequence ATGACACGTCGCGCGAAGAAGCCCGCCGCCACCGTTCCCTGGATCGTGATGGTGCCGTTCGCGGTGTCGGGCGTCATCCACCTCGTGCGACCCGGCGTGTTCACGCCGATCATCCCGCGGGCGCTGCGCCGATGGGATCGGCCGCTCGTGGTCGTGTCGGGCATCGCGGAGCTGGCATGCGCGGTGGGGTTGGTCGTGCCTTCGACTCGGGCCGCCGCGGGGCGAGCGAGCGCGGTGGTGCTGGCCGGCGTCTGGCCCGCGAACATGCAGATGAGCATCGACCTCGGCCGCCGGGCAGCGCGCCGCCGCTCCCCGAAGGCGTGGGCGGCGTTCGCCGTGTCGCTGGTGCGGCTGCCGCTTCAGGTGACGTTGATCCGGCGGGCGCTGCGGGCCTCACGCTGA
- a CDS encoding hemolysin family protein — protein MGDLAWNIALVFVFVLVGGVFAATEMALVTLRESQINAIAARGARGQKVAGLARNPNTFLSAVQIGVTVAGFASAAYGATSIAPAVAPLIERVGAAPQLAMTLATVALTLVIAYLSLVLGELVPKRLAIQRNAQFAYAVAPVLDGFAVVMRPVIWLLSVSTNALVRLLGGDPHKTADELSEDEIRDIVATHQGLPDDQRRMLDDVLSLRGRQISEVMRPRPDVVVLDATATVAEAVAQVRELPHSRYPVVDQSIDDISGFVHVRDLFDIASRDAEAPVSRVVRPIPYLPATAGVLATLTRMRADGDHIAVVIDEYGGTDGIVTLEDLVEEVVGEIFDEYDTVADAHAGVFDGRLNRADFEEATGVQLPPGSSDTIAGFVIEQLGRLAVVGDTVELPDAAIHVVAMDRRRVAGVRVVARAAQSDAAGTPG, from the coding sequence ATGGGCGATCTCGCCTGGAACATCGCTCTCGTCTTCGTCTTCGTGCTCGTCGGCGGCGTCTTCGCCGCCACCGAGATGGCCCTCGTGACCCTGCGCGAGAGCCAGATCAACGCGATCGCGGCGCGTGGTGCGCGCGGGCAGAAGGTCGCCGGCCTCGCCCGCAACCCGAACACGTTCCTCTCCGCGGTGCAGATCGGGGTGACCGTGGCCGGCTTCGCCTCGGCGGCCTACGGCGCGACCTCGATCGCCCCGGCCGTGGCGCCCCTGATCGAGCGGGTGGGCGCCGCACCTCAGCTGGCGATGACACTGGCGACCGTCGCGTTGACGCTGGTGATCGCGTACCTGTCGCTCGTGCTGGGCGAGCTCGTGCCCAAACGCCTCGCCATTCAGCGCAATGCGCAGTTCGCCTACGCCGTCGCTCCCGTGCTCGACGGGTTCGCCGTCGTGATGCGGCCGGTGATCTGGCTGCTGTCGGTGTCGACCAACGCGCTGGTGCGCCTGCTCGGTGGCGACCCGCACAAGACGGCGGACGAGCTCAGCGAGGACGAGATCCGCGACATCGTCGCAACCCACCAGGGTCTGCCCGACGATCAACGGCGCATGCTCGACGACGTGCTCTCGCTGCGCGGGCGGCAGATCAGCGAGGTCATGCGCCCGCGTCCCGACGTCGTCGTCCTCGACGCCACCGCGACCGTCGCCGAGGCGGTCGCCCAGGTGCGCGAGCTGCCGCACTCGCGCTATCCGGTCGTCGATCAGTCCATCGACGACATCTCGGGCTTCGTCCACGTGCGCGACCTCTTCGACATCGCATCGCGGGATGCCGAGGCCCCGGTCAGTCGGGTCGTGCGCCCGATCCCGTACCTCCCCGCGACGGCCGGGGTGCTGGCCACCCTCACACGCATGCGCGCCGACGGCGATCACATCGCCGTCGTCATCGACGAGTACGGCGGCACCGACGGCATCGTGACCCTCGAAGACCTCGTCGAGGAGGTCGTCGGCGAGATCTTCGACGAGTACGACACCGTCGCCGACGCGCATGCGGGCGTCTTCGACGGGCGCCTCAACCGGGCGGACTTCGAGGAGGCCACCGGCGTTCAGCTGCCGCCGGGGTCATCGGACACCATCGCCGGTTTCGTCATCGAACAGCTCGGACGACTCGCCGTCGTCGGTGACACCGTCGAGTTGCCCGATGCCGCGATCCACGTGGTCGCGATGGACCGCCGCCGCGTGGCGGGCGTGCGCGTGGTCGCGCGGGCGGCGCAGAGCGATGCCGCCGGCACCCCCGGGTGA
- a CDS encoding SDR family NAD(P)-dependent oxidoreductase: MPTIAIIGAGSGLGLAIARSFGAQGFDVALISRNQAKLDSLVAQLAADGITAAGFAADVLDRPTLRAALTAATAHFGGIDVLEYSPADASAGPLAPVDIREATPENVQPQIEYYLYGAMTAADVVLPEMLAIGAGTLLFTTGAGSMYPVAQYGNVTAGGAALRNWALNLGQALAGSGVHVAHVAIALMIAEHAPAPGLDFLPAADIAPLYWDMHHTRAVHELVVKK, encoded by the coding sequence GTGCCCACCATCGCCATCATCGGAGCCGGCTCCGGCCTGGGACTCGCTATCGCGCGCAGCTTCGGTGCCCAGGGATTCGACGTCGCGCTCATCTCCCGCAACCAGGCGAAGCTCGACAGCCTGGTCGCCCAACTCGCCGCCGACGGTATCACTGCCGCCGGCTTCGCCGCCGACGTGCTCGACCGGCCCACCCTCCGCGCAGCGCTGACCGCCGCAACGGCGCACTTCGGCGGCATCGACGTGCTGGAGTACTCGCCGGCCGACGCGTCGGCAGGTCCCCTGGCTCCCGTCGACATCCGTGAAGCCACCCCGGAGAACGTGCAGCCGCAGATCGAGTACTACCTGTACGGCGCCATGACGGCAGCCGACGTCGTTCTGCCCGAGATGCTCGCGATCGGTGCCGGCACGCTGCTGTTCACCACGGGCGCCGGATCGATGTACCCGGTTGCCCAGTACGGCAACGTCACCGCCGGTGGTGCGGCACTGCGCAACTGGGCGCTCAACCTCGGTCAGGCCCTCGCCGGCAGCGGCGTCCATGTCGCCCATGTCGCCATCGCGCTCATGATCGCCGAGCACGCACCCGCGCCCGGACTCGACTTCCTCCCCGCCGCCGACATCGCCCCCCTGTACTGGGACATGCATCACACTCGCGCGGTGCACGAGCTGGTCGTCAAGAAGTAG
- a CDS encoding TerC family protein, with amino-acid sequence MNITPLVWIITIAVTIAFFVWEFFAHVRKPHEPTVGESARWSAFYIGLALLFGVGVGVFSGWGYGGEYFAGYLTEKALSIDNLFVFLIVMTGFAVPKMYQQKVLMIGIVIALIMRGAFIAVGAALIENFSWVFYLFGALLLFLAYRQAFAHGESNPADGRFMRLVRRVLPVSDEYDGDRLTVKKDGRRFVTPMLLVIVAIGFIDLVFAVDSIPAIYGLTQEAYLVFTANAFALMGLRQLYFLIGGLLERLVYLAQGLAVILAFIGVKLLIHALHKNELPFINGGEHVTFIPEIPIWLSLLFIAATVAVATIASLLKTRKDARGEALPAAREDAR; translated from the coding sequence GTGAACATCACCCCGCTCGTGTGGATCATCACGATCGCCGTCACGATCGCCTTCTTCGTGTGGGAGTTCTTCGCGCACGTGCGCAAGCCCCACGAGCCGACCGTCGGCGAGTCCGCGCGCTGGTCGGCCTTCTACATCGGCCTCGCGCTGCTGTTCGGCGTGGGCGTGGGCGTGTTCTCGGGGTGGGGCTACGGCGGCGAGTACTTCGCCGGGTATCTCACCGAGAAGGCGCTGTCGATCGACAACCTGTTCGTGTTCCTCATCGTCATGACCGGGTTCGCAGTGCCGAAGATGTACCAGCAGAAAGTTCTGATGATCGGCATCGTCATCGCCCTCATCATGCGCGGCGCCTTCATCGCCGTCGGGGCGGCGCTGATCGAGAACTTCTCGTGGGTGTTCTACCTCTTCGGCGCGCTGCTGCTGTTCCTCGCGTATCGGCAGGCCTTCGCGCACGGTGAGTCCAACCCCGCCGACGGCCGCTTCATGCGCCTCGTACGTCGTGTGCTCCCGGTCAGCGACGAGTACGACGGCGACCGGCTCACGGTGAAGAAGGACGGCCGCCGGTTCGTCACCCCCATGCTGCTCGTCATCGTCGCGATCGGGTTCATCGACCTCGTCTTCGCGGTCGACTCGATCCCCGCGATCTACGGGCTCACGCAGGAGGCGTACCTCGTCTTCACCGCGAACGCCTTCGCGCTGATGGGCCTTCGGCAGCTCTACTTCCTCATTGGCGGTCTGCTGGAGCGCCTGGTGTACCTCGCCCAGGGTCTCGCGGTGATCCTCGCGTTCATCGGCGTGAAGCTGCTCATCCACGCGCTCCACAAGAACGAGCTCCCGTTCATCAACGGCGGCGAGCACGTGACGTTCATCCCGGAGATCCCGATCTGGCTGTCGCTGCTGTTCATCGCTGCCACCGTCGCCGTCGCCACGATCGCGAGCCTGCTGAAGACACGGAAGGATGCCCGAGGCGAGGCCCTGCCCGCCGCGCGTGAGGACGCCCGCTGA
- a CDS encoding putative immunity protein: MLSPQTLSEPDRRLVAAWAADCAERVLPLFESEAPDDDRPRDAIARARAYARGELDSAGEIRRRFVAGRAAASVTSPAAIAAARSAAQASGVAHMGAHALGAAAYAVKAVGIDRPDEADAEIEWQLQRMTPAVRAALRQLPPVGEDAAGPFVAGGLLARGILGSTIRTLQNRIASRA, from the coding sequence ATGCTCTCCCCGCAAACCCTGAGCGAGCCCGACCGGCGCCTCGTCGCCGCGTGGGCGGCCGACTGCGCCGAACGGGTGCTCCCTCTCTTCGAGAGCGAGGCTCCCGACGACGATCGCCCGCGTGACGCCATCGCGCGGGCCCGCGCCTACGCCCGCGGTGAGCTCGACTCGGCGGGCGAGATCCGCCGCCGGTTCGTTGCGGGCCGCGCCGCCGCCTCGGTCACCTCGCCCGCCGCGATCGCGGCGGCCCGGTCGGCGGCGCAGGCGTCGGGCGTCGCGCACATGGGTGCGCACGCCCTGGGCGCCGCCGCCTACGCCGTGAAAGCCGTCGGCATCGACCGGCCCGACGAGGCGGATGCCGAGATCGAGTGGCAACTGCAGCGCATGACACCGGCGGTCCGCGCCGCCCTCCGTCAGCTTCCACCGGTCGGCGAGGATGCCGCGGGTCCGTTCGTCGCCGGCGGATTGCTGGCCCGCGGCATCCTGGGATCGACCATCCGAACATTGCAGAATCGGATCGCATCCCGGGCTTGA
- a CDS encoding DoxX family protein produces MSIAYWIIAGLLALAYLTAGGMKAFRSPDALVAGGIAWAKDVSLPLVRVIGVVEVLGALGLILPPLTGIAPVLGPVAAIGLALVQLGAVIFHLRRGEARVVPMNLVLLLLAVAVAILGFLVWV; encoded by the coding sequence ATGTCGATCGCCTACTGGATCATTGCCGGTCTGCTCGCCCTGGCCTACCTCACCGCCGGGGGTATGAAGGCCTTCCGCTCTCCCGATGCCCTTGTCGCCGGGGGCATCGCCTGGGCGAAGGACGTATCGCTGCCGCTCGTCCGCGTCATCGGTGTGGTCGAGGTGCTGGGAGCGCTCGGTCTGATCCTGCCGCCGCTCACGGGCATCGCTCCGGTGCTGGGGCCCGTCGCCGCCATCGGGCTCGCGCTCGTGCAGCTGGGCGCCGTGATCTTCCACCTGCGTCGAGGCGAAGCCCGGGTGGTGCCGATGAATCTGGTTCTGCTGCTGCTGGCCGTCGCAGTCGCGATCCTCGGATTCCTCGTCTGGGTCTGA
- a CDS encoding DUF6264 family protein → MTTQHATGTSGGRIADVIVSVTLMLVGIVGFAVLAFASLFLVMAADSCTNGTCNTALLSVAWMIAMGGPPLVFGAAIVWTIIRLSRRKTSWWMPLAGAAAGILVWVIAVSIMQTSVGR, encoded by the coding sequence ATGACGACTCAGCACGCCACCGGCACGTCCGGCGGTCGCATCGCCGATGTGATCGTCTCCGTCACCCTGATGCTCGTGGGCATCGTCGGGTTCGCCGTGCTCGCATTCGCGTCACTGTTCCTGGTGATGGCGGCGGACTCCTGCACCAACGGCACCTGCAATACGGCCCTTCTGTCCGTCGCGTGGATGATCGCGATGGGTGGACCTCCCCTCGTCTTCGGCGCCGCAATCGTGTGGACGATCATCCGCCTCTCCCGCCGGAAGACCTCCTGGTGGATGCCGCTTGCCGGCGCCGCCGCCGGCATCCTCGTCTGGGTCATCGCCGTGAGCATCATGCAGACCAGCGTCGGACGCTGA
- a CDS encoding FAD-dependent oxidoreductase — protein sequence MHDVVVIGAGLVGLRCAVVLAERGLEVIVLDAGDEVGGRQRTDLVDGFRLDRGFQVLNPAYPALRRSIDLDALALRSFPVGVQVRTDRGLAELRHPLRSPLSIPRTIGSGLVSIADAVAFARWLTPAFMRRLSARARSDRALREGWDAASLRGPLRTAVLEPFLAGVVAEDGGGSSNAFVQELVRYFALGRPGLPAQGIAAGPAQLAARARAAGAEIRLGARAERIDRDGPIVEVGVAGGEALRAGRVVVAVGAESVAELAPVPRPATNGLQTWWFAATAAPSASALLRVDGRDAARRGPVVNTAVVSHTVPSYAPVGRHLIEATCLLPRGGAAAGEGEVRRHLSELWDAGVTDWQLLRRDDIPDALPAQPAPVRAPRPPRVDDRMYLAGDHRHAASIQGALASGERAARAVLVDAGV from the coding sequence ATGCATGACGTCGTGGTGATCGGAGCAGGCCTCGTGGGGCTGCGGTGCGCGGTGGTGCTGGCCGAGCGCGGACTCGAGGTCATCGTGCTCGACGCGGGAGACGAGGTCGGCGGACGTCAGCGCACCGACCTCGTCGACGGGTTCCGACTCGATCGTGGCTTTCAGGTGCTCAACCCGGCGTATCCGGCGCTGCGTCGCAGCATCGATCTCGACGCTCTGGCGCTGCGGTCGTTTCCCGTGGGCGTGCAGGTGCGCACCGATCGCGGCCTCGCTGAGCTGCGGCATCCGCTGCGCTCACCGCTGTCGATCCCCCGAACGATCGGCAGCGGCCTGGTGAGCATCGCGGATGCCGTGGCGTTCGCACGCTGGCTGACGCCGGCGTTCATGCGGCGGCTGTCGGCACGGGCGCGAAGCGATCGCGCGCTGCGCGAGGGGTGGGATGCCGCGAGCCTGCGCGGCCCGCTGCGCACCGCCGTGCTCGAGCCGTTCCTCGCCGGTGTCGTCGCCGAAGACGGTGGGGGCAGCTCGAACGCGTTCGTACAGGAGTTGGTGCGGTACTTCGCGCTGGGGCGGCCGGGGCTTCCCGCGCAGGGGATCGCGGCGGGGCCGGCGCAACTGGCGGCGCGGGCGCGTGCTGCGGGCGCGGAGATCCGGCTCGGGGCGCGAGCGGAGCGCATCGACAGGGACGGCCCGATCGTCGAGGTCGGCGTCGCGGGTGGCGAGGCCCTCCGCGCCGGGCGGGTCGTGGTGGCCGTCGGCGCGGAGTCGGTGGCGGAGCTGGCGCCGGTGCCGCGACCCGCGACCAACGGGCTGCAGACATGGTGGTTCGCGGCGACGGCAGCACCCTCGGCATCCGCGCTGCTGCGCGTCGACGGACGCGACGCCGCCCGCCGCGGGCCGGTCGTGAACACGGCGGTCGTGTCGCACACCGTGCCGTCGTATGCGCCCGTCGGGCGTCATCTCATCGAGGCGACGTGCCTGCTGCCGCGGGGTGGCGCGGCAGCAGGCGAGGGCGAGGTGCGCCGGCACCTCTCCGAGCTGTGGGATGCCGGGGTGACGGACTGGCAGCTGCTGCGTCGCGACGACATCCCGGATGCGCTGCCCGCCCAGCCGGCACCGGTGCGTGCGCCTCGCCCGCCGCGCGTCGACGACCGGATGTACCTCGCCGGCGACCACCGACATGCGGCGTCGATCCAGGGCGCTCTCGCCTCCGGCGAGCGCGCTGCTCGCGCGGTGCTCGTGGACGCGGGCGTGTGA
- a CDS encoding NAD-dependent epimerase/dehydratase family protein, with protein MKILLTGATGYIGSSVLDVLRAHGHDVVAPVRSADAAQKATAAGATAVVGDVTDADWFTPLLEGVDAAIHTAAPGDGTAPQFDSAVADAVIAAFGGTGKPYIHTGGLWIHGPSDDLTEQTPFHPPAIVAWREEVESRLAAADLALTIVEPGIVHGHGAGIPAMLGSAPRDGEGRLTVIGDGTQHWATVHVDDLAELYVRVIERSEPVGRVLGLSGHNATVTELGEALADGPVAAEGVEASRARLGAPFADALMLDQQGRGEKARSLGWTPTRPSLLQEIRAGAYGSAAQG; from the coding sequence ATGAAGATCCTCCTCACCGGTGCCACCGGCTACATCGGCTCGTCCGTCCTCGACGTTCTGCGCGCTCATGGTCACGACGTCGTTGCGCCGGTGCGCAGCGCAGACGCCGCGCAGAAGGCCACGGCGGCCGGAGCGACTGCGGTCGTCGGCGACGTCACCGACGCCGACTGGTTCACTCCGCTGCTGGAGGGCGTGGATGCTGCGATCCACACCGCCGCACCGGGTGACGGCACGGCCCCCCAGTTCGACAGCGCCGTCGCCGATGCCGTCATCGCCGCGTTCGGCGGCACCGGCAAGCCCTACATCCACACGGGCGGTCTCTGGATCCACGGCCCGTCCGACGACCTCACCGAGCAGACCCCGTTCCACCCGCCCGCGATCGTCGCCTGGCGGGAGGAGGTGGAGTCCCGGCTCGCCGCGGCGGATCTCGCCCTCACGATCGTCGAGCCCGGCATCGTGCACGGCCACGGCGCCGGCATCCCAGCCATGCTGGGCTCCGCCCCGCGTGACGGCGAGGGCCGCCTCACCGTGATCGGCGACGGCACCCAGCACTGGGCGACCGTGCACGTCGACGACCTCGCCGAGCTGTACGTGCGGGTGATCGAGCGCTCCGAGCCCGTCGGACGCGTGCTGGGCCTCAGCGGCCACAACGCGACGGTCACCGAACTCGGCGAAGCGCTCGCCGACGGTCCGGTCGCTGCGGAGGGTGTCGAGGCCTCACGCGCACGCCTGGGTGCCCCCTTCGCCGATGCGCTCATGCTCGACCAGCAGGGACGCGGCGAGAAGGCGCGCTCCCTCGGCTGGACGCCCACCCGCCCGTCTCTGCTCCAGGAGATCCGCGCCGGCGCCTACGGCTCGGCGGCGCAGGGCTGA
- a CDS encoding MerR family transcriptional regulator: MSDDGLPVGETAARLGLTVRTLHHWDEIGLASPAARSRAGYRLYTDADVERLRRIVVYRELGLDLDAIRAILDEPGGHVADQLRVQRAQLAQRIAQLNDLDEDLARMIEAQERGILLSEDEQRDIFGPDWNTEWPAQAREAYGQSAQWQQYAERAASRSAGDWAAVTEAMTTFEIELGAAVGGGAMPGDAVADGLVERHRTLLSQFFPVTRQMQVCLGRMYVADPRFSAHYDAVRPGLAAWLSRAIDESARAAGIDPDTATWE, from the coding sequence ATGTCTGACGACGGACTGCCGGTGGGCGAGACGGCTGCGCGCCTGGGCCTGACCGTGCGGACGCTCCACCACTGGGACGAGATCGGCCTCGCGAGCCCTGCAGCGAGATCGCGGGCCGGCTACCGGCTCTACACGGATGCCGATGTCGAACGCCTCCGGCGCATCGTCGTGTACCGCGAGCTCGGGCTCGACCTCGACGCGATCCGGGCCATTCTCGATGAGCCGGGGGGCCATGTCGCCGACCAGTTGCGGGTGCAGCGCGCCCAGCTCGCGCAGCGGATCGCCCAGCTCAACGACCTCGACGAGGACCTCGCCCGCATGATCGAGGCGCAGGAGCGCGGCATCCTGCTCTCCGAGGACGAACAGCGCGACATCTTCGGCCCCGACTGGAATACCGAGTGGCCCGCGCAGGCGCGCGAGGCCTACGGACAATCGGCGCAGTGGCAGCAGTACGCCGAGCGTGCGGCGTCGCGCTCGGCCGGCGACTGGGCCGCGGTGACCGAGGCGATGACCACGTTCGAGATCGAGCTGGGCGCCGCGGTCGGTGGCGGAGCGATGCCCGGGGATGCCGTGGCGGACGGCCTCGTCGAGCGACACCGCACCCTGCTCTCGCAGTTCTTCCCGGTCACGCGGCAGATGCAGGTGTGCCTCGGGCGGATGTACGTCGCCGACCCGCGCTTCTCCGCGCACTACGACGCGGTGCGGCCGGGGCTGGCGGCGTGGCTGAGCCGCGCGATCGACGAGAGCGCGCGCGCCGCGGGCATCGACCCCGACACGGCCACCTGGGAGTGA
- a CDS encoding DUF2277 domain-containing protein, translating into MCRNIRVLHNFEPPTTDDEVREAALQFVRKVSGSTHPSRANAEAFDAAIDEIAAATRRLLDALVTTAPPKNREAEAVKGRARHEKRMEREVRIRTAS; encoded by the coding sequence ATGTGCCGAAACATCCGGGTGCTCCACAACTTCGAACCGCCCACCACCGATGACGAGGTCCGCGAAGCGGCCCTCCAGTTCGTGCGCAAAGTGAGCGGCTCGACGCATCCCTCGCGCGCCAACGCCGAGGCGTTCGACGCGGCCATCGACGAGATCGCCGCCGCCACGCGGCGCCTCCTCGACGCGCTCGTGACGACCGCACCGCCGAAGAACCGCGAGGCCGAGGCGGTCAAGGGACGCGCCCGCCACGAGAAGCGGATGGAGCGCGAGGTGCGCATCCGCACGGCATCCTGA